The genomic DNA CCCAAATCCCGATCCGCCCCTGCCCTGCACGGTAATCATTTTCAGTAGTGAAGAGCAGATCACCCAATCCATCAAACGTGCCGTGCCCGTAGAAATGGCGTCCCTGAGGGCAATTCAATTGGGCCAGAACATCGCCGTTGCGGCAATCAAGAACGACGGCAAATGTGCCTGGCCTGCGGGCAAAAGCGACCGCTTCAGGGCGCGTCGGATGGGCGGCAGCGGCGTGTCCGCGCGCAGGTAATGGAATGCGGAATCGTTCCGCGCCCGCATCGTCCAGACCAACCAACACATAATCACCGCCCGGTGTGCGCGCCGCCGACAGAAACGATGGATCACCCGCGTCAGCCCATGTCGGCAGCGGGGCAAGGCCTGTCGCCAACAGCCCCGCCAGAAATCTGCGACGCGACGCCATCAATCGCCATCCAATGAATTAAAACCTTCGATAACGCCCAATTCAGGGCCGAGTTTTTCGCTCAGGAATACTCGGATCTCTGCGATGCGTTGCTGCAAGGTTTCGACTTTGAAGCGGCTGGCGGGTACAGTGACGACGCTTAGATCGCTACTTTCTTCAAGGGACGCGACACCGTCCCATGCCGTCAATGCCGCATCGAATTCTTTGCCAATCGCATCATCGGGATCACGACCTGACAACAGATGGGCCAACTCATCAAGGCTTTCCAATGACACAGCGATATTGTCCAACGACTGCGCGGATCGGCGCATTTCAGCCCGTAAGGGGCGTGGCCGATCGAACGTCCCAAGCGGGCGACCCAGACGCATGGACGTGGTGAAATCGAGGCCCGTCGTCAGTGATTTATACAGTTCTTGCAGCGCTTCAGTGTCGTCGCGGTAGGTGTCGTTTCCTGTATCGCGCATCAGTTCAGCGTAGCGATTCTGCCAATCATCCTCAATTGCTTGGGCCGTGGTGTGGGCGTCGCTTGCGAGCGCGGCGACAAGATCACAGCGGCCATTTGCACCCGCAAATGCCGGATCGAACAATAGGAATTCCATTGCATAAATTCCACGCCCCGCGACGGATGCATCCGCGATAACGGGGGCATCATCGGCCAACAGATCAGCCAGGGCTTTGGGCGTTGATCCACGCGGATCAGGCCAGAACGCCAGTGCGAAGGCACGGTTTTCAGCCTCGCTTGGCCCGAACCGCAGGTGTGACACG from Octadecabacter antarcticus 307 includes the following:
- a CDS encoding imelysin family protein; amino-acid sequence: MKLAIALILAPVVVTADSRVDAVLDDHILPRFAALSAATGALAAAQTCDMAEEWNTAAAAWIAVSHLRFGPSEAENRAFALAFWPDPRGSTPKALADLLADDAPVIADASVAGRGIYAMEFLLFDPAFAGANGRCDLVAALASDAHTTAQAIEDDWQNRYAELMRDTGNDTYRDDTEALQELYKSLTTGLDFTTSMRLGRPLGTFDRPRPLRAEMRRSAQSLDNIAVSLESLDELAHLLSGRDPDDAIGKEFDAALTAWDGVASLEESSDLSVVTVPASRFKVETLQQRIAEIRVFLSEKLGPELGVIEGFNSLDGD